GTGCCTTTCTGACGTGCGGCGAGCGGGTGCGGCGCGCCGCGAAGGAGTGAGAGATTCATGACGGGTCGAACTCTCTCCCGGAGGACGTTGCTCCAGGGAGCGTTGGTGGCCATGGCATTCAACCCCGCTAGCCGGAGCTGGGCCGCCACGCTGGAGCCCGGCTCCGTCCCCCTTCCTCCGCTGGAAGGGGCGCTGCTGATGGACGCGGCGTCGCTCACCGCGGCTGCGGAGGACTTTGGCCACATCGTCCACCGCACGCCCTGGGCCGTGCTCGTCCCAGGCTCGGTGGGGGACATCGTGGCCATGGTCCGTTTCGCGCGTCGCCAGGGCCTGCACATCGCCGCCGCGCGAGGGCTCGGCGAGAGCCACAGCACTTACGGCCAGTCCCAGGTGCCGGCGGGCATCGTCATCGACATGTCCGCGCTTTCGACCATCCACGAGATTGGCGAGTCGAGCGCTTGGGTGGATGCGGGTGTCCGGTGGCGCCAGTTGTTGGAGGCCACGCTTCCTTCCGGCAGGAGCCCTCCGACACTCACCGACTACATCGAGTTGAGCATCGGTGGGACGCTGTCGGTGGGCGGCATTGGCGGGCAGGCGTTTCGCTGGGGTCTCCAGGTGGACAACGTCCTGGAGCTGGATGTCGTCACGGGGGAGGGCGAGCTCGTGCGGTGCTCGCCCTCATGCGAGCGGCACCTGTTCGACGCCGTGCGATCGGGGCTGGGCCAGTTCGGCATCATCGTGCGTGCCCGGGTACGGCTCGTCGAGGTGCCACCCCGTGCGCGGACCTACACCGCGCTGTACGGCGACCTCCACCGCTTCCTGGACGACCAGCGGTGGCTTATCGAGGACGGCCGTTTCGACTATGTCGAGGGTGCCGTTGTCTCCTCCGCTGGCGGATGGGCCTTCCAGCTCGAGGCGGTGAAGTACTTCACCCCTGGCGCCGAGCCGCGGGACGACAGGCTGCTCGCGGGCCTCGGCTTCCAACCCGGGACGCTCCAGGTGACGGACAGCAGCTACTTCGACTTCGCC
Above is a window of Cystobacter fuscus DNA encoding:
- a CDS encoding FAD-binding protein — protein: MTGRTLSRRTLLQGALVAMAFNPASRSWAATLEPGSVPLPPLEGALLMDAASLTAAAEDFGHIVHRTPWAVLVPGSVGDIVAMVRFARRQGLHIAAARGLGESHSTYGQSQVPAGIVIDMSALSTIHEIGESSAWVDAGVRWRQLLEATLPSGRSPPTLTDYIELSIGGTLSVGGIGGQAFRWGLQVDNVLELDVVTGEGELVRCSPSCERHLFDAVRSGLGQFGIIVRARVRLVEVPPRARTYTALYGDLHRFLDDQRWLIEDGRFDYVEGAVVSSAGGWAFQLEAVKYFTPGAEPRDDRLLAGLGFQPGTLQVTDSSYFDFANRLAPLVAMLQQLGIWEFPHPWMDMFVPARSTAAFVEEVLSQTTEADMGQGPILLYPFRSAALTAPFLRVPTDPHVFLFSLLRTAIPPTPENVAALVQKNRAIFERLTAMGGKLYPVDAVPLSRADWRRHLHPYWERFEYAKRRFDPVRILTPGQGIF